taaaaaaattaagacaaattaaaaaacaaaatatgttactTCATAATGAATTACATGCTTTAAAAGAAAAGTCAGAAAGTAGTCTTGATAATTCTCAAGATGTTCTAAAAGTGAACAATGAAGGGAGCACTAAAATGTCATTACGTTGCAGCCATACACACGTTAATTCACTTAAATGCAAGCTACAAGAAGTCCAAGattcaaaaaatactttaatagacACTATATCTAATTTACAAGAGACTCTTGACTTTTTTCATAGCATGAAATCCCaagaaatacaagaaattGAGGCTAAACATAagctagaaataataaaactaaaaacttcaATTCGTGAAGAGataacaacaacaaaagaTAAGGAAGTGGAAGACTTAAAAAACAAGTATGACGATACTGTAAAAAACCTTCAAATTGataatttgaaacaaattGAATCTATCAAACGGGATAAAGACgctataatattagaaaaagacAAGATAATACAGAATAAAGAATCGGAAATTTTACAACTCAAAAGTATGATCGATGAAATGAAACGTAGTCAATTaaactgcataaataaaatgatgttCGACAAACCAGATACTTCAGAAAGTTCTTCATCAAAAACTGAAGAGCTAGAAAGACGATTAAACAAAATGGAAAgagcaaaatacaaaaatattaaaagtttcgAATGTAAACTGGCGCAACTACAAAGGCAAAAGCATTTAGCTGAATGCTCATTGCAACTACAACTCATGAAACAACGCACGCAAGTCGTAACCGAGGTAACAGATGAAAATCAAATAGAAATAACAGCAGCTTTAGGCAAATTAgaggaaaaatataaagaaattgtaGCATCGGTACAAGCTACAGCAGTTCAAAGAAGAATGCAAGATCAGATAGCCTTAGACTCGTTAATTCAAGCAATTTGTGGCGCTCATGATAAGAACTTACAAGGAGCTAGtcaatttcaaaacaaaactatGCGTAATTCAAACAAGAGTGGTAATCAAACATGTGATATAGAATTGTCACCGTTATTTCACGGCAATAAGGTCGGCAGTGTAGTTGTGGGCAAACCATTTGGCGATGACAGTATAGTGAACGAGTATTGTCTTGATAGCGAGAAACTTGGAGAACTATTTGAAAGGGTCCACATTCCTCAAAGGGACACTGGTGATACTTTAACaaagaattaataaactatttacatGTCTCGATTCTGGAATAACAttgtaaaacaatacataacatCGTGTAAGTGTTTGAGTACGGTAAACATAATTGAGTTATACAAACTAATTTAGCAAAGCAAATTTCACTCTAAATTTACTGTTAACCAAATTATCTAAATGGATTTTTTGAGAGTtcaggaaataatttaattttgtaatatttgttatgttaataaatttggtttttgtgttttactgcgtcaatattgtaaattttaccCAACTTACCATAAATAGTTTCCTATTTCAAACGGGCCTTATCTCGAAAAGCGTCGTACTTATCGGAAATTTGCATAATAATGCCATTAGTTCAACTAGTGGCGATCATCCCTGgtaatctacactaatatctaGATTTGCATACCgttcacaaataaatatggAGGTCGCTTGAGTGGTGCTTCTTATCAAGGACATTGTTATTACGAATATTCAAATTTCTAGAACCTACTTTGTTTTGCTACATACAACCACCcgaagatttatataattaagcgAAAGGAATTCAGGactttgtgtttgtttttaaatatagttttattgatgttttattttgagtaTGTTGTATATATGGGTGGCATAATCATTGCCGTATCTGGTGTTTTCCGGAACTGGATCTCCCATTTCTGCAAACTAGAAATGTGTGACTCGGAAGCCCGATACTTTAGGCCTATGAAGTCTATATCGTATATAGAATGGCAAATCCGAAGTGACAGAGTAGGTATTGTTTTTTGAAcaggtatatatattaaaatactttacctgtaaaataaaatatcgcaCA
This sequence is a window from Pieris rapae chromosome 20, ilPieRapa1.1, whole genome shotgun sequence. Protein-coding genes within it:
- the LOC110993963 gene encoding cilia- and flagella-associated protein 57-like produces the protein MDDYDIPNLDTEYKRYLQIMRPYLGQLLDQEVIRTCNAWIQKLSDCKEGEKVLRNKYIFTLCYQLARGILEEPFLKAPSKNYLSPLPDDSNSDESSTEIECVVINKDTNTRIIYNNPKTPLTAVGGDEHCYNDTPLNSIHNISKHTHNLQDSQILSQDILLNDDFQCLCNENEKGDSVNDAKYKCRVGNLIKKLRQIKKQNMLLHNELHALKEKSESSLDNSQDVLKVNNEGSTKMSLRCSHTHVNSLKCKLQEVQDSKNTLIDTISNLQETLDFFHSMKSQEIQEIEAKHKLEIIKLKTSIREEITTTKDKEVEDLKNKYDDTVKNLQIDNLKQIESIKRDKDAIILEKDKIIQNKESEILQLKSMIDEMKRSQLNCINKMMFDKPDTSESSSSKTEELERRLNKMERAKYKNIKSFECKLAQLQRQKHLAECSLQLQLMKQRTQVVTEVTDENQIEITAALGKLEEKYKEIVASVQATAVQRRMQDQIALDSLIQAICGAHDKNLQGASQFQNKTMRNSNKSGNQTCDIELSPLFHGNKVGSVVVGKPFGDDSIVNEYCLDSEKLGELFERVHIPQRDTGDTLTKN